The Candidatus Eisenbacteria bacterium genomic sequence GTCATCGCCGCCTCGAACTGCGGCGCCTGCTCGGGAGTGATCTTCAGGGTCTTCTGCCACTTGTTCAGCGCCTTCTTGGCCATCTCCTCGGGGGATTGCCCCTTGTGCTTTCCATAATCGCCCGCGACGACGTTCGGAGCGATGAGGGCAGTGGCAAGGACGAGCAGGACCAACGAAACCCAGCCCAAACGAACCAGCTTCATGGGGCACCTCCTGGAAGTTCTCACTGCAACCGAGCGGTCAGGCATGTAATGGCTCGTGGCGGGAGTCTACCCGGGTCGTAGGCAGCCGGCTACTCGAAGAGCGGGTTTCTACTTGACCCTTCGCGCAGCGGCTCCCATCCTGCGCGCCATGCTCAACTGGATTTGGGCTGCGTTCTTCCTCATCGCGTTTGCGGTCGCGGTGTGGCAGGCCGCGGTGGGCGGGAAGCCCGAGGTGATGCAGGCGGTCGTGGCGGCGCTCTTCGACTCGTCCAAGACCGCCTTCGAGATTGCCCTCGGATTGACCGGCGTGATGACCCTGTGGCTCGGGCTCATGAAGATCGCCGAGAAGGCCGGCATCACCGAGATGATCGCGGCCGCGGTGGGCCCGCTCTTCCGCCGCCTGTTCCCCGGCATCCCCCAAGGACATCCCGCGAGCGGCGCGATCGTGATGAACCGGTCCGCCAACATGCTTGGGCTCGACAACGCCGCCACACCGCTCGGCCTCAAGGCGATGAAGGAGCTGCAGAGCCTCAACCCCGAGCCCGAGCGCGCCACCAACGACATGGTCCTGTTCATGGTGATGAACGCGTCGTCGGTCACGCTCGTTCCGATATCGATCATGACCTTTCGCGCGCAGCTCGGCGCCGCGAATCCTGCCGACGTGTTCGTCCCGATCCTCATCGCCACGTACATTGCCGACATCTCCGGCCTCTTGCTCGTGGCTTCGATCCAGAAGCTGAACCTCTTCAACGGTGTGGTGCTCGCCTGGCTCGGAGCGCTCACGCTCGCGGTGGGCGGCCTCGTCTGGTACTTCGCGCAGCTCCCGCACGATGCCGTGGCGGTGCAGTCGGCCATCCTCGCCAACGCCATCCTCATCGGGCTCATCGCCTCGTTCCTGATCATGGGTGCGTGGCGCAAGCTGCCGATGTACGAGACGTTCATCGATGGCGCCAAGGAAGGCTTCACCGTCGCGGTCGGCATCATCCCTTACCTGGTCGCCATCCTCGTCGCCGTCGGTTGCCTGCGTGCGAGCGGCGTCCTCGAGGCCTTCCTGGGCGCCATCAAGACCGGCGCCGCCAATCTGAGCTGGGATACGCGCTGGGTGGACGCCATGCCCACCGCGCTCATCAAGCCGCTGTCCGGCGGCGGGGCGCGCGGCATGATGGTGGAGACGATGAAGACCCTGGGCGCGGACTCATTCGCCGGACGTCTCTCCTGCGTGATCCAGGGGAGCACCGAGACGACGTTCTACGTGCTGGCGGTGTACTTCGGCTCGGTGGGGGTGAAGAAGACCCGGCACGCGCTGCCCTGCGCGCTGGCCTCCGAGGTCTTCGGCGTGCTGGCGGCGATCGGGGTCACCTACCTGTTCTTCGGCGCGGTTCGCTGACCCCAGCTACCGATCAAGATTGAATTGGCAAGACCCGGCGCGTACCGTGCCGAGTCGTCGCCAGGGGCGTTCGAGCTCCCCTCTCGCACCTTGGCCGCGCAGGTCCCCCATGGTCCCGAGCGCGTTTCGAAGCCGTCTCGCGGGTTTCCTGGCTGTTCTTCTTCTCACGGTGTTCGGCGCCGTGGCGGCCGAAGCCATGAGTCGTGAAGCGCGGGCTGAAGCGCTCTATCGACGTGGGGTCGAGCGATTCACTCTAGCGTCGGCCGATTCCCAGCGCGCGGCCCTGGAGGATCTCGAGGAAGCCGCCCGACTGGCGCCTCGACGCAAGGACGTTTGGCTCGCTCTGGGAAAGGCATGCCTCGAGAGTGGCCGCACCGCACGAGGTCGCTCCTGTCTCTCGCGGCTGGTGCGTATGGGCGGCGATGATTTCGAGACCTGGTTCACGCTTGGAGAAGCGTGGAAAGGGGATTGGCTGCGGACGGTCGAGCGCGTGTCGCTCGACAAGGCGAGCCATTGCTACGATCGCGCCACTCGCGTCGCTCCCGATCGCGCGGAGGGCTGGACCGCGGCCGCGTCGATCGCGCTCCTCCGCGGGCAGGCCCGTGACGCGGCGCTGGCTGCGGGGCGCGCACGCCTCATCGACCTTGAAGGTCGCGAACCGGCCTTGGTCGCCGCCGCGGCCTTGTACCGGCTCGGGCTCGTGACCGAGGCGGACAGCGCATTCCGCTTCGTCCGCGCCCGGTTTTCCGATGGTTGGCTGGAATCCTTCCGGTGGGAGGGCACCGATCCGGATCTCACCACTTCCGAGAACGAGGCCGAGCTGGATGGGCTGACGCGCTGGGCGCTGGCGCGCTTCCTCTTTCGCGAAGGCGATCGGGTGCGATGGGACCAGCGTGCGGAGCTGTTCGTTCGTTACGGACCCCCGGCGCACATCGAGCTCGATCCGGTTTGGGCGGCGCTCGAGTTCGTCTATCCACGGCACGCGAAGATCATGTACGCGCCCGATCCGATTCCTTTCTCGTTCCACATGCAGGTC encodes the following:
- a CDS encoding nucleoside recognition domain-containing protein is translated as MTLRAAAPILRAMLNWIWAAFFLIAFAVAVWQAAVGGKPEVMQAVVAALFDSSKTAFEIALGLTGVMTLWLGLMKIAEKAGITEMIAAAVGPLFRRLFPGIPQGHPASGAIVMNRSANMLGLDNAATPLGLKAMKELQSLNPEPERATNDMVLFMVMNASSVTLVPISIMTFRAQLGAANPADVFVPILIATYIADISGLLLVASIQKLNLFNGVVLAWLGALTLAVGGLVWYFAQLPHDAVAVQSAILANAILIGLIASFLIMGAWRKLPMYETFIDGAKEGFTVAVGIIPYLVAILVAVGCLRASGVLEAFLGAIKTGAANLSWDTRWVDAMPTALIKPLSGGGARGMMVETMKTLGADSFAGRLSCVIQGSTETTFYVLAVYFGSVGVKKTRHALPCALASEVFGVLAAIGVTYLFFGAVR